From Brassica rapa cultivar Chiifu-401-42 chromosome A06, CAAS_Brap_v3.01, whole genome shotgun sequence:
CATGAACCTAAAGATATCTAAacaacaaatgtatttgaaacgggttcagatatttgtaccaaaaataactatgtatttaaaaaaaaaaacaaaacgtgAGCTGCGTTGTTCTCGTCTTAGTATCAGACAAGCTCTTTGCTCTTTTGGTTAGTGTATCCTTCTGTTTGTTCTGCTTATGAAACGATTTCGAGATCTCTCAACCTTTTATAGCATTTGATAACAAAAACATTGATATTATAAGATCTATGTTCTCGCGCATCTTTGAGTTTGTTCCAACTTTTCTAATATTCTCTTTGTTATTGTTTAGTGTCTAGACTAATACAAGGCTTAAACACATACTCAAACTTTATGAACCTTTCACTCATATATCATAATGAGTTCAAAACTTTTCCAACATTCTTGGATTAACAAACGCTGAACGTCACCTAAAATCAGAGGCTCCACTGGAGACTTAACCTTcggataaaaaaaaagaaacaatgagTCATCGACTTTACACTTgtggaatagcaaagcttcctGCTACAGTCCTGTGAATAGTCTCGGCGTCCAGCGTTGTTAGTATCTCTGGGATTGACATGCCACCAGATATGACTATTTCTGTAGCAAGAGAAAATGTTGAAACAGAGCAATGAGATCAGCTAATGTATAATCTCTCTTTGGGAGATAAGTAGATCAAGTTACCTATGCCTTCACGGACAGAGAGATTAGGCCTTATGATGTCCTTTGAGCTAATGAGGAAAATGTCTCCAAGGTAAAGATGATTAGTGGGGACATAGACACAGCAGAGCTCTTCTCCACCAGCACGGCCTCGGAGAATCACAGTCGATGTAATGAATCCAAAAGCGTATTCTCCCCTATGAGGATGCCTGATAATGGCTACCTCCTTGAATGCACCTGAGCTGTGATCTGATGATCAAAGGAGAAAAAGTTTAATGGTAAATAAAGATTTAAAGTTATTTTATACATAGTATAGTGTAGTTAGCTCAACTAGAAAAGCACCTTAGACAAAGTCTAAGGTTTACAAGACCAAGTAACGCTCAGGatgaaactaatattatataatgttGTTTTGGACGTAGAAGATAGAACCTCCCTCctaataattcaattttttttttttttgtgaaattgaCCTGGGGAGATAGCTCCGCTGATTTGTTTAGAAGCTGAGTAGATGTAGCTGATGAGAGGCATTTTCTTGATAAACCATTCTCCGATGCTGAGAAATGAAGCTCCTAGCCATGAGGACATGAAGACACCAACCACAAAGATGAATGTTATGGATGTCACAAACCCAAGACCTGACAGTAGAAGACAAGTCTTGTTACGTTTCATTGGGAAGTATCAAATGTACGTTAGCTGAGAGAGCTGAAATGAAGAACTAACCGAACATATTGATTCCGAGATGAGTGTAGATTGGGGAGAAGAAACCGTCAACGAAATGAATAAACCACCATGTGAAGTAGAATGTGACGGCGATTGGAAGAAGAATGACactatataacaaaataaaactaatgaAACCAGTTAAGTTATGTTTCAGCGAGACAAAGCAACCGAGATTAAGTACCATCCGGTCATGAACTTTTTGGAGGCCCAGCTTCGGATGACTTTGTAAACCGCCTGTTTGTTTTGTACATATAAAACATCGAATAACTTAACACACAAGTAACTAGCACTCTAGGTCAAACGCAAACGATACACCAATCATTACAAACTTGCATTAAATTtgtaaagagatagagagagagaggataacCTCTCTTCCGGCGACGTGAATGGGCGAAGCAAGAGGAGACGGCGGAACCGAGAGAACGACCTCTCCGGACTTATGCATCGGAATCAGCCGCTCCAGATCTCTCTCCCTTgtttccatctctctctctctctcaccccAAATCTCAGTTTCTCGGTACCGATCTCTGTCTGAATCGGTTCGTTGGATCTCTGATGTCTCTTTCTTATACtgcgtgtgtgtttgtgtgagAGCAACCAACTGCTTTCGCCAAAGCTAAGCATGCATTTCGATTGCTGTTATCCCGACGCTACCAGATTATGGGCTTCATGGTCAAACTTGGGCCTAATAAGAAGGCCCAGTAACCAACGTGGCAGAAGAATTTTGAATAACTCTCAACGTGCCATGATCACCCCCACTTGTGAGAGGGACTCCAATTTTAAAACGAGACATGGTGCTGACAAAATGCCATTAACCATCGTAACGACCTTGTGCTGAGTACGTAGTAACGAACGGAGGAATGTGGCGGTTTGTGTCTCGTCGCGTTCGAGCTGCGTCGAGGAGATCGGAATCTGATGGTGCTCTCATCAGTTCTCAAGTCTCCACAAGATTCTTCTCTGCTCGTTCGGTACGACTACATTGTTGTCTTCATAGTGTTTGAATCCTCATTCTCGTTTGGAGGTTTCTAGCCTCTATTCGTAGACGAAACACGATTTGGTCGACCAATCTATATGATTTGTTCGTCTTAATCCATAACTATCTACGAGTTAAATGTGTAAATGTTCTTACGTGAGATATTATTgagttaagaaaataaattgcATCCTTGTACGTATTTgtctatttacttttaaaaattgtaatattttgttattGTATATTATTGATATCtactattttgttttgtaattttcaaTCGGGATTTCCGCACATGCTAATGAGTAAACGTTTTCgagtttagaaaataatttggggaattttgtgttttgtttcttGGGAAGgaattatttagttttattcGGTTCCTTCCAATAGCTTGGATCTTCTTACTTTGTGAAAATATTTGTGAGATCGCATTATCCAATTCTGattcaaaattgtttttattctcTGTGGCAGACGACAGGGGATTATACAATCGTTGATCATACGTATGATGCGGTTGTTGTAGGAGCTGGTGGTGCTGGGCTTAGAGCAGCAATAGGACTGTCAGAACATGGTTTTAACACAGCTTGCATCACTAAGCTTTTTCCAACTCGTTCTCATACAGTTGCTGCTCAGGTATCAACTACTACATTGCCTTAATCTTATTTAATCTTTTGCTC
This genomic window contains:
- the LOC103874072 gene encoding protein LIKE COV 3, giving the protein METRERDLERLIPMHKSGEVVLSVPPSPLASPIHVAGREAVYKVIRSWASKKFMTGCVILLPIAVTFYFTWWFIHFVDGFFSPIYTHLGINMFGLGFVTSITFIFVVGVFMSSWLGASFLSIGEWFIKKMPLISYIYSASKQISGAISPDHSSGAFKEVAIIRHPHRGEYAFGFITSTVILRGRAGGEELCCVYVPTNHLYLGDIFLISSKDIIRPNLSVREGIEIVISGGMSIPEILTTLDAETIHRTVAGSFAIPQV